In Luteibacter mycovicinus, a genomic segment contains:
- a CDS encoding SufE family protein, whose amino-acid sequence MSEPIESTALEAQAAIAEEFAFFSDWTERYQYLIDLGRQLPAFPDERKTEENRVHGCQSMVWLIPSGDASKMHFDAASDSAIVSGLIALVLRVYSDRSAREIVDTEPSFIQDIGLAKHLSPTRSNGLAAMLVKLKAYAAATLA is encoded by the coding sequence ATGAGCGAGCCGATCGAATCCACCGCCCTCGAGGCCCAGGCGGCCATCGCCGAAGAGTTCGCCTTTTTCAGCGACTGGACGGAACGCTACCAGTACCTGATCGACCTCGGTCGCCAGCTGCCTGCCTTTCCCGATGAGCGCAAAACGGAAGAGAACCGGGTCCACGGCTGCCAGTCCATGGTCTGGCTGATTCCGTCGGGCGATGCCTCGAAGATGCATTTCGACGCCGCCAGCGATTCGGCGATCGTCTCGGGCCTCATCGCGCTGGTGCTGCGCGTGTACTCCGACCGGTCGGCCCGCGAGATCGTGGACACCGAGCCGAGCTTCATCCAGGACATCGGGCTGGCCAAGCATCTGTCGCCCACCCGGTCGAATGGCCTGGCGGCGATGCTAGTCAAACTGAAGGCCTACGCGGCCGCAACGCTGGCGTGA